The genomic stretch GGCAGTGCCAACGCCTCCGGGGCCGGTCCTGACAGGGCTAAAGATCAAGGCACGCGGTTAGTGCACAGCTGCCCATTTCGAAGACTGTGACCTCCTTTCCGTGCAGTTATCCTGAATACTTCCCGGTTTTGACATTGCATTCAGCCATTTTTTCGGTCCAATTAGAGCGAGTTTTTTTCACAACTGGGCGAAACCGTTTTGACCACACTGGCACCTGTACTCGAGATCCGCGACCTGCATAAATCTTATGGAGAGCTGGAAGTTATCAAAGGTGTCAACATCACTGCCCATCGCGGGGATGTTGTGTCATTGATCGGCTCCTCCGGGTCGGGGAAATCGACCCTTTTGCGCTGCTGCAACCTGCTGGAAAACAGCCAGGCCGGAGAGATCAATTTTAAGGGAGAGCCCATCACCTGGTCCGGCAAAGGGCTGAACCGTCGTCCCAGTGATGCCAAACAGGTTCTCCGTATTCGGACCAATCTGTCGATGGTGTTTCAGCAGTTCAATCTCTGGGCCCATATGACCATTTTGCAAAATGTGATGGAAGCCCCGGTCACGGTTCTGGGGCGCGATGCCAAAGAGGTCGAGGACGCCGCGCGCCAATATCTGGACAAGGTTGGTATTGCCGACAAATGGGACGCCTACCCGGCGCAGCTGTCTGGCGGCCAACAGCAACGTGCAGCCATCGCGCGGGCGCTGTGCATGGAGCCCGAGGCCCTGCTGTTTGACGAACCCACCTCGGCGCTGGATCCTGAGTTGGAACAGGAAGTGGTCAAAGTCATCAAGGACCTGGCCGGCGAAGGCCGCACAATGATGATTGTGACCCATGATATGAACCTCGCCGCTGATGTGTCCGATAAGGTGGTGTTTCTGCACCAGGGCCTGATCGAGGAACAGGGCACCGCCGATGAGGTCTTTGGCAATACGCAATCCGAACGGTTGCGCAACTTCCTGGCGCCGACCCGGCACCTGCGCGCAAGCCGTTAGCCCCTTCCCTGAGGCCCGATCCGGGCCTTGGCGACGACAAGAACAAACCAAAACAGAAACCAAAAACTGGGAGTATCACCATGAAATCACTCATTCTGACCACCGCAGCGCTTGCTTTGACCGCTGGCATGGGCCTGGCTGACACAGTCCGTCTGGGCACCGAGGGCGCCTACCCTCCCTACAACTTCCTGAACGACAACGGCGAAGTGGACGGTTTTGAGCGCGAGCTGGGCGATGAGCTGTGCAAACGCGCCGAGCTGACCTGCGAATGGGTCACAAATGACTGGGATTCCATCATCCCCAACCTGCTGTCAGGCAACTACGATGCCATCATCGCCGGCATGTCGATCACACCTGAGCGGAAAGAAGTTGTTCAGTTCACCCAGGGCTACACACGCCCCTCGCCTTCCGCTTTTGCCGCCCTGTCGGCAGATGTTGATTTGACCTCCGCCGTTATCTCTGCGCAGGCCTCGACCATTCAATCTTCGCATGTCGCGGGCACCGGCGCGACGCTCGTCGAATTCCCCACGCCGGATGAAACCATTGCCGCAGTAAACGCAGGCGAAGCAGATGCCGTCATGGCCGACAAAGACTTCTTGCTGCCGATCGTTGACGAAACCGATCTGCAGTTTGTAGGCGAAGACGTCTTCTTGGGTGATGGCATCGGCATGGCCTTCCGCCAGTCTGATACCGACGTCATTGCCAAGTTCGACGCGGCAATTGCTTCAATGAAAGAAGACGGTTCGCTGAACATGCTGCTCGACAAATGGGAAATCGAAGGCAAGTTCTGAACCTTTTGATCCCTAAACACTAATAAAGGGGGGCGCCGCGCCCCCCTTTGCCCTTGACCGCAACGGTGCATTCAGATCCTCGCGCCATCGGTCCCGATCCCCACGAGGTCCGCCATTTTCTCCTTTTGCTCTGACCCGGCCACTCTCGAGACTTTCCAGTGGATGAGCTGCTATCTCACCACCGGTAAGCACATGGCCTTTTACATGTCGTTCGGGACGGTTCTGTTGCTGTTGGCACTTGCTGCCCCTGCCGCACTGCTGTTTGGTTTTGGCGGCGCCATGGCCGCGCGGGCGCGTTTTGCGCCGCTCAGCTGGTTGGGACGTGGCTATATCGCCATTGTGCGTGGCGTGCCGGACATCGCCTTTTTCCTGTTTTTTGTCATCGCATTGGATCAGGCGCTGGAATATCTGCGCCATAAGGTTAAATGCCCGGATTGGGACCAACCCATTCGCCAGGGCAGCGATTTCATCGTCTGCGATATTGCCAAGCTGCCACTGGGGGATTCTGCGCAATGGATCCATGAAGTCTATGGTTTCACCATTGCGGTTGTGACCTTTGCCATTGTTTTTGGGGCCTTCGCCGCCAATGTGCTTTATGGCGCGATGCAGGCGGTGCCCCATGCGCAAATCGAAACAGCAGAGGCCTATGGGCTCAACAATAGCCAGACCTTTTGGCGCATTCTGGTGCCACAGATGTGGACCTATGCGCTGCCCGGTCTTTCCAACCTCTGGATGGTCCTGATCAAGGCCACACCCCTGCTGTTCCTGCTGGGGGTTGAGGATATCGTCTATTGGGCCAAGGAACTCGGCGGCTCGAAAACCGCCAGGTTCACCGCCTATCCCCATACCGATTGGCGCACCTGGTACTTCCTTGGATTGCTGATCTTTTATCTCAGCTTTACCAAGGTTTCCGAACTGGTTTTGAACCGCATCACCATCCGCCTGTCCCATGGTCAAGCCACCCTGGCTGGCGAAGCGCAAAGGAAAGCGTTATGAGCTGCTTTCAAACCGTTCAGGACTATGCGTTCCGCTCGCTTGGCTATGGCGAACGGATGCTGCCGCGCAGTGATTTCACCCTATGTGAGCATTTCACCCTGATCGGCTCGGGGATGATCTGGAACGTCTACTATGGCGTCCTTGCGATCGTGACTGGCTTCTTCTTGGCCAATCTCCTGGCGGTGGCAAAGAATGCCAGTTCGCCCTGGGCCCGCAAACCTGCTGAATGGTTCATCTTTCTGTTTCGCGGCTCGCCCCTGTTCATCCAGTTCTTCTTTGCCTACTTCCTGTTCCTCAGCCTGAAAGGCGTATCAAGCGTCTTTGATCCGCTGTCCTCGGCCTGGGCTGGCGCGCTCATCGTGCTGTTTCTGAACACCGCCGCTTATTCCGCCGAGATCTTCTACGGGGCGCTGCGGTCGATCCCCAAAGGCGATATCGAGGCTGCGGATGCCTATGGGCTGACCGGCTGGCCGCGGTATCGCAAGGTGATGTGGCCTACCATGATGCGTCTGGCCTGGCCCGCCTATACCAATGAGGCGATCTTTTTGTTTCATGCCACCACCCTGGTTTTTGTCTCGGCCTTCCCGGCCTGGCGCCAAAAAGGCGATGCGCTCTACTATGCAAAGTATTTTGCAGATAAGACCTTCAACCCCTTTGTCCCCTACCCTATTCTGGCCTTCTATTTCATCCTCCTGACCCTGATGGTGATTGCCCTGTTTGGGCTGATAAACAAGCGGCTGAACCGGCATCTGCCGCGGGGACAGCGCCCAAAGTTGAAGTACAGACCCAACTTCATGCGCTAAAAGATCAAAAAATGAACGACATAATGGCTCCTTCGGGGGCCATTTTTTATGGCAGTTTTTAGGGTTTCCACGTCTTGATGCAAACTTTTGATCAAATTCTCTTGGCTCATGCAAAATCCTGCAGTACAACAGAGGCACCGCTACCAAGGAGCCGCCCCATGGACCTGTCCACGCTGAAGACCATCCGCATCGCCGCCTGTGATGTGAACGGACAGATGCGCGGCAAACGCATGCCTGCCGCACAGGCGGGAAAACTGGCTGATGGCGCGGCGCGGATGCCGGTTTCTGCCCTCAACGTTGATATCTGGGGACGCGACATCGAAGACAGCCCGCTGGTGTTTGAAACCGGCGATGCCGATGGCATCTTAAAGCCAACGCAACGTGGCCCGGTGCCGATGCCCTGGTTGGACACTCCGTCGGCTCTGGTTCCGATGATGCTGGAAACCGACGATGGCGCGCCTTTTCTGGGCGATCCGCGTCAGGTTCTGGCACAGGTGCTTGACGGCTATGCGGCGCGCGGCTGGACGGTGATGGCCGCCACCGAAATGGAATTCAATCTGGTGGATGACAGCGGCGCGCAACCCGGCCCACCAGCGCATCCCCACACCGGGCGAAAGCTCAGCCAGCAGTCGGTATTGTCACTGGAAGAGCTGGACGCCTTTGATGTGTTTTTCACCGATCTCTATGCCGGCGCCGAAGATATGGGCATCCCGGCACAATCGGCAATTTCTGAGGCCGGGTTGGGCCAGTTCGAGATCAACCTGAACCATCAGGATGCCCTGCGCGCGGCGGATGATGCCTGGCTGTTCAAAGCCCTGGTCAAAGGCCTGGCGCGCAAACACGGCATGGCGGCCACCTTTATGGCAAAACCCTATGCCGAGGAAGCCGGCAATGGCATGCATGTGCATTTCTCGGTGGTGGATGCGCAGGGCAACAATGTCTTTGATGATGGATCCGCAACCGGCACCGACCTGCTGCACCAGGCGGTCGCGGGATGCATCGCGGCAATGCCAGCCAGTACGCTGATCTTTGCGCCACATGGTAATTCCTATGCCCGCCTGGTGCCCGGTGCCCACGCCCCGACCGGAGCCGCCTGGGCCTATGAAAACCGAACCGCAGCCATCCGCATTCCCGGCGGCAGCCCCAAGGCGCGGCGCATTGAGCACCGCACCGCCGGTGGGGACATCAACCCTTATCTGATGCTTTCTGTTGTCCTGGGTGCCGCCCTGCTGGGCATTACTGACAAAATGGTGCCGCCCGCCGCCTCCAGTGGGAACATCTATGAGCAGACCGATCTGCCGCAGCTGGCGCCCGATTGGGAAACCGCCATTGCCCGGTTTGAAGAAAGCCCGCTGATCGCACGGATCCTACCGCAGATGATGATCCGCAACCTGGTGATGACCAAACGCCAGGAACTGGCGGGCTTTGCCGCCCTGCCGACAGATCAACATTGGCTCAGCTGGTTGGACGCGGTATGAACACTGTCAGCCCCGATGCGCGGCCCCACCCCATCCCCTTTTGATCAAATCTGGTGAATTATGAAAATCGGCATCCTGCAAACCGGCCACGCGCCTGAAGATCTCATTCAGGACTCGGGCGACTATGACCAGATGTTTTGCACTCTCCTGGCGGGCAATGG from Phaeobacter sp. G2 encodes the following:
- a CDS encoding glutamine synthetase family protein; the encoded protein is MDLSTLKTIRIAACDVNGQMRGKRMPAAQAGKLADGAARMPVSALNVDIWGRDIEDSPLVFETGDADGILKPTQRGPVPMPWLDTPSALVPMMLETDDGAPFLGDPRQVLAQVLDGYAARGWTVMAATEMEFNLVDDSGAQPGPPAHPHTGRKLSQQSVLSLEELDAFDVFFTDLYAGAEDMGIPAQSAISEAGLGQFEINLNHQDALRAADDAWLFKALVKGLARKHGMAATFMAKPYAEEAGNGMHVHFSVVDAQGNNVFDDGSATGTDLLHQAVAGCIAAMPASTLIFAPHGNSYARLVPGAHAPTGAAWAYENRTAAIRIPGGSPKARRIEHRTAGGDINPYLMLSVVLGAALLGITDKMVPPAASSGNIYEQTDLPQLAPDWETAIARFEESPLIARILPQMMIRNLVMTKRQELAGFAALPTDQHWLSWLDAV
- a CDS encoding ABC transporter permease subunit; the protein is MFSFCSDPATLETFQWMSCYLTTGKHMAFYMSFGTVLLLLALAAPAALLFGFGGAMAARARFAPLSWLGRGYIAIVRGVPDIAFFLFFVIALDQALEYLRHKVKCPDWDQPIRQGSDFIVCDIAKLPLGDSAQWIHEVYGFTIAVVTFAIVFGAFAANVLYGAMQAVPHAQIETAEAYGLNNSQTFWRILVPQMWTYALPGLSNLWMVLIKATPLLFLLGVEDIVYWAKELGGSKTARFTAYPHTDWRTWYFLGLLIFYLSFTKVSELVLNRITIRLSHGQATLAGEAQRKAL
- a CDS encoding amino acid ABC transporter ATP-binding protein, whose amino-acid sequence is MTTLAPVLEIRDLHKSYGELEVIKGVNITAHRGDVVSLIGSSGSGKSTLLRCCNLLENSQAGEINFKGEPITWSGKGLNRRPSDAKQVLRIRTNLSMVFQQFNLWAHMTILQNVMEAPVTVLGRDAKEVEDAARQYLDKVGIADKWDAYPAQLSGGQQQRAAIARALCMEPEALLFDEPTSALDPELEQEVVKVIKDLAGEGRTMMIVTHDMNLAADVSDKVVFLHQGLIEEQGTADEVFGNTQSERLRNFLAPTRHLRASR
- a CDS encoding transporter substrate-binding domain-containing protein, encoding MKSLILTTAALALTAGMGLADTVRLGTEGAYPPYNFLNDNGEVDGFERELGDELCKRAELTCEWVTNDWDSIIPNLLSGNYDAIIAGMSITPERKEVVQFTQGYTRPSPSAFAALSADVDLTSAVISAQASTIQSSHVAGTGATLVEFPTPDETIAAVNAGEADAVMADKDFLLPIVDETDLQFVGEDVFLGDGIGMAFRQSDTDVIAKFDAAIASMKEDGSLNMLLDKWEIEGKF
- a CDS encoding ABC transporter permease subunit (The N-terminal region of this protein, as described by TIGR01726, is a three transmembrane segment that identifies a subfamily of ABC transporter permease subunits, which specificities that include histidine, arginine, glutamine, glutamate, L-cystine (sic), the opines (in Agrobacterium) octopine and nopaline, etc.); its protein translation is MSCFQTVQDYAFRSLGYGERMLPRSDFTLCEHFTLIGSGMIWNVYYGVLAIVTGFFLANLLAVAKNASSPWARKPAEWFIFLFRGSPLFIQFFFAYFLFLSLKGVSSVFDPLSSAWAGALIVLFLNTAAYSAEIFYGALRSIPKGDIEAADAYGLTGWPRYRKVMWPTMMRLAWPAYTNEAIFLFHATTLVFVSAFPAWRQKGDALYYAKYFADKTFNPFVPYPILAFYFILLTLMVIALFGLINKRLNRHLPRGQRPKLKYRPNFMR